From a single Kitasatospora sp. NBC_00458 genomic region:
- the topA gene encoding type I DNA topoisomerase, translating into MSPSSETAHGQRLVIVESPAKAKTIKGYLGPGYIVEASVGHIRDLPSTAAEVPDKYTGEVRRLGVDVDHDFAPIYVVNADKKSQVSKLKSLLAESDELFLATDEDREGEAIAWHLQQVLKPKVPVHRMVFHEITKAAIQEAVANPRELNQRLVDAQETRRILDRLYGFEVSPVLWKKVMPKLSAGRVQSVATRLVVERERERMAFRSASYWDLVGTFGTGRTPADAANPETFGARLSAVDGKRIASGRDFGQDGRLKAGSTGTLHLDEQAARALAVALEQTAFSVRGVESKPYRRSPYAPFRTTTLQQEASRKLGFGAKRTMQVAQKLYENGFITYMRTDSTTLSETAINAARAQVTQLYGADYLPDAPRTYASKVKNAQEAHEAVRPSGDRFRTPAETGLSGDDFRLYELIWMRTVASQMKDAVGQSVTVKVGGRAADGRDVEFSASGKIITFHGFLKAYVEGADDPNAELDDRERRLPQVTEGDPLAAEQLTPEGHATKPPARYTEASLVKELEDREIGRPSTYASIIDTIIGRRYVFKKGTALVPSFLSFAVVNLLEKHFGRLVDYDFTAKMEDDLDRIAAGEAKSVPWLKRFYFGEGAGEGVAAGGAAEAGNGDGDHLGGLKELVTDLGAIDAREISSFRISDGITLRVGRYGPYVERASEVEGEPGQRADIPDDLPPDELTVELAEELLARPSGDYELGPDPVSGNMLVAKDGRYGPYVTEILPEGTPKTGKNAVKPRTASLLKTMALDAVTLDDALKLLSLPRVVGVDPEGVEITAQNGRYGPYLKRGTDSRSLTSEDQMFTVTLEEALAIYAQPKQRGRAAAAPPLKELGTDPVSERPVVVKDGRFGPYVTDGETNATLRKDDEVETITPERGYELLAEKRARGPVKKTAKKAPAKKAAAKKTAVKTTTTKTAAAKTAAKKTTTKAAAKKTTTAKKAAAGKTAATDEG; encoded by the coding sequence GTGTCCCCGAGCAGCGAGACCGCGCACGGACAGCGACTCGTCATTGTCGAGTCGCCGGCCAAGGCGAAGACGATCAAGGGCTACCTTGGCCCCGGCTACATCGTCGAGGCGAGCGTCGGGCACATCCGCGACCTGCCGAGCACGGCGGCCGAGGTCCCCGACAAGTACACCGGCGAGGTGCGCCGCCTCGGCGTCGACGTGGACCACGACTTCGCGCCCATCTACGTCGTCAACGCTGACAAGAAGTCCCAGGTCAGCAAGTTGAAGTCGCTCCTCGCCGAGTCCGACGAGCTCTTCCTCGCCACCGATGAGGACCGCGAGGGCGAGGCCATCGCCTGGCACCTCCAGCAGGTGCTCAAGCCCAAGGTGCCGGTGCACCGGATGGTGTTCCACGAGATCACCAAGGCCGCCATCCAGGAGGCGGTCGCCAACCCGCGCGAGCTGAACCAGCGCCTGGTCGACGCCCAGGAGACCCGCCGCATCCTCGACCGCCTGTACGGCTTCGAGGTCTCGCCGGTGCTCTGGAAGAAGGTCATGCCGAAGCTCTCGGCCGGCCGCGTGCAGTCGGTCGCGACCCGGCTGGTCGTCGAGCGCGAGCGCGAGCGGATGGCCTTCCGCTCGGCCTCGTACTGGGACCTGGTCGGCACCTTCGGGACCGGCCGCACCCCGGCCGACGCGGCGAACCCGGAGACCTTCGGCGCCCGGCTCTCGGCCGTCGACGGCAAGCGGATCGCCAGCGGCCGCGACTTCGGCCAGGACGGCCGCCTCAAGGCCGGCAGCACCGGCACCCTGCACCTGGACGAGCAGGCCGCCCGCGCGCTGGCCGTCGCCCTGGAGCAGACGGCGTTCTCGGTGCGCGGCGTCGAGTCGAAGCCGTACCGCCGCTCGCCGTACGCGCCGTTCCGCACCACCACGCTCCAGCAGGAGGCCAGCCGCAAGCTGGGCTTCGGCGCCAAGCGGACCATGCAGGTGGCCCAGAAGCTGTACGAGAACGGCTTCATCACCTATATGCGCACCGACTCGACCACGCTGTCCGAGACGGCCATCAACGCCGCCCGTGCGCAGGTCACCCAGCTGTACGGGGCCGACTACCTGCCGGACGCGCCGCGCACCTACGCCTCCAAGGTGAAGAACGCGCAGGAGGCGCACGAGGCGGTCCGCCCGTCCGGCGACCGGTTCCGCACCCCCGCCGAGACCGGCCTGAGCGGCGACGACTTCCGGCTCTACGAGCTGATCTGGATGCGCACCGTCGCCTCCCAGATGAAGGACGCGGTCGGCCAGTCGGTCACCGTGAAGGTCGGCGGCCGCGCCGCGGACGGCCGGGACGTCGAGTTCTCCGCCTCCGGCAAGATCATCACCTTCCACGGCTTCCTCAAGGCCTACGTCGAGGGCGCCGACGACCCGAACGCGGAGCTGGACGACCGCGAGCGCCGGCTGCCGCAGGTCACCGAGGGCGACCCGCTGGCCGCCGAGCAGCTCACCCCCGAGGGCCACGCCACCAAGCCGCCGGCCCGCTACACCGAGGCCTCGCTGGTGAAGGAGCTGGAGGACCGGGAGATCGGCCGCCCCTCCACCTACGCCTCGATCATCGACACCATCATCGGCCGCCGCTACGTGTTCAAGAAGGGGACGGCGCTGGTGCCGTCGTTCCTCTCCTTCGCCGTGGTCAACCTGCTGGAGAAGCACTTCGGCCGGCTCGTCGACTACGACTTCACCGCGAAGATGGAGGACGACCTCGACCGGATCGCGGCCGGCGAGGCGAAGTCCGTGCCGTGGCTCAAGCGCTTCTACTTCGGCGAGGGCGCCGGCGAGGGCGTGGCCGCGGGCGGCGCCGCCGAGGCCGGCAACGGCGACGGCGACCACCTGGGCGGTCTGAAGGAGCTGGTCACCGACCTCGGCGCGATCGACGCCCGGGAGATCAGCTCGTTCCGGATCAGCGACGGGATCACCCTGCGGGTCGGCCGCTACGGCCCGTACGTCGAGCGCGCCTCCGAGGTCGAGGGCGAGCCCGGCCAGCGCGCCGACATCCCGGACGACCTGCCGCCGGACGAGCTGACCGTCGAGCTGGCCGAGGAACTGCTGGCCCGGCCCAGCGGCGACTACGAGCTCGGCCCGGACCCGGTCAGCGGCAACATGCTGGTGGCCAAGGACGGCCGGTACGGCCCGTACGTCACCGAGATCCTGCCCGAGGGGACGCCCAAGACGGGCAAGAACGCCGTCAAGCCGCGGACCGCCTCGCTGCTCAAGACGATGGCGCTGGACGCCGTCACCCTCGACGACGCGCTGAAGCTGCTCTCGCTGCCGCGCGTGGTCGGCGTGGACCCGGAGGGCGTGGAGATCACCGCGCAGAACGGCCGCTACGGCCCGTATCTCAAGCGCGGCACCGACTCCCGCTCGCTCACCAGCGAGGACCAGATGTTCACGGTCACGCTGGAGGAGGCGCTCGCGATCTACGCGCAGCCCAAGCAGCGCGGCCGCGCCGCCGCCGCGCCGCCGCTCAAGGAGCTGGGTACCGACCCGGTCAGCGAGCGTCCGGTGGTGGTCAAGGACGGCCGCTTCGGCCCGTACGTGACCGACGGCGAGACCAATGCGACGCTCCGTAAGGACGACGAGGTCGAGACCATCACCCCGGAGCGCGGCTACGAGCTGCTCGCCGAGAAGCGGGCGCGCGGACCGGTGAAGAAGACCGCGAAGAAGGCCCCGGCCAAGAAGGCGGCGGCCAAGAAGACCGCGGTGAAGACCACCACCACGAAGACCGCGGCGGCCAAGACGGCGGCGAAGAAGACCACCACCAAGGCCGCGGCCAAGAAGACGACGACGGCCAAGAAGGCCGCCGCGGGCAAGACCGCCGCCACCGACGAGGGCTGA
- a CDS encoding ATP-binding protein produces MATVELRFSALPEHVRTARLVAAAVARRAGVDESVLDEVRLAVGEACSRAVGLHQRGGIGGAVRVALIDQEKRFLIEVEDEAGLDTVPTAAGSAEGIDPDEDTLGLAVLTGLVEDLEVTSGTGGGLIRMSWPVSVDALAV; encoded by the coding sequence ATGGCAACCGTCGAACTTCGATTCAGTGCGCTTCCCGAGCACGTGCGTACGGCCCGGCTGGTCGCCGCGGCAGTCGCCAGACGAGCGGGGGTCGACGAGTCGGTGCTCGACGAGGTGCGCCTCGCCGTCGGTGAGGCGTGCTCCCGAGCGGTCGGCCTGCACCAGCGTGGTGGCATCGGCGGCGCGGTGCGGGTGGCGCTCATCGACCAGGAGAAGCGTTTCCTCATCGAGGTCGAGGACGAGGCCGGTCTCGACACCGTCCCGACCGCCGCCGGTTCGGCGGAAGGCATCGACCCGGACGAGGACACCCTCGGTCTCGCGGTGCTCACCGGACTGGTCGAGGACCTGGAGGTCACCAGCGGTACCGGCGGCGGCCTGATCCGCATGAGCTGGCCGGTCTCGGTCGACGCCCTCGCGGTCTGA
- a CDS encoding type II secretion system F family protein, protein MRRAAAAATAGIGAAVFLGGGVGLVAGGLLTAGLCRWLPRARSPAERRALEDERRLVRQLPLTAELLAACLGSAASPAEAVAAVGRSLGAPMGPRLTAAAAELALGTAPEHCWSRLGREHPALAPLARCMVRTSLSGAPAAGALTGLAEGRRAEAVRAAHTRVRRAGVLATAPLGLCFLPAFVLLGVVPVVVGLTARFAQAM, encoded by the coding sequence GTGCGGCGGGCAGCGGCGGCGGCCACCGCCGGGATCGGCGCGGCCGTGTTCCTCGGGGGCGGCGTCGGACTGGTGGCCGGCGGGCTGCTGACGGCCGGGCTGTGCCGGTGGCTGCCGCGGGCCCGCTCCCCGGCGGAGCGACGCGCCCTGGAGGACGAGCGGCGGCTGGTCCGGCAGCTGCCGCTCACCGCCGAACTGCTGGCCGCCTGCCTGGGCTCGGCGGCCTCGCCCGCCGAGGCCGTCGCGGCGGTCGGCCGGAGCCTGGGTGCCCCGATGGGCCCGAGACTGACGGCCGCGGCGGCTGAACTCGCCCTGGGGACGGCGCCGGAGCACTGCTGGAGCAGGTTGGGCCGGGAGCACCCCGCGCTGGCGCCGCTGGCCCGCTGCATGGTCCGGACGAGCCTCAGCGGGGCCCCCGCGGCGGGGGCGCTCACCGGGCTGGCGGAGGGACGACGGGCGGAGGCCGTCCGGGCGGCGCACACCCGGGTGCGCAGGGCGGGCGTGCTCGCCACGGCGCCGCTCGGGCTCTGCTTCCTCCCGGCCTTCGTCCTGCTCGGCGTGGTCCCGGTGGTGGTGGGCCTCACCGCCCGCTTCGCCCAGGCCATGTGA
- a CDS encoding DUF3592 domain-containing protein: METTTATAGGLILALFGGALLFWCAAEVRLRHRTRRRGVAAVATVVTESDPHGGLDSAPLLSFSAPAGYSAQADAPAGPGRLGGVVLTRPRGHTPLRRPAGLSPGASVRISYDPRRPRLAVLAAEETPRAVVADLLWTALGLGCLAAGAILLAAASSL, translated from the coding sequence GTGGAGACGACGACGGCGACGGCCGGGGGCCTGATACTTGCCCTCTTCGGCGGCGCACTCCTGTTCTGGTGCGCCGCCGAAGTGCGCCTTCGCCACCGGACGCGCCGTCGGGGCGTGGCGGCGGTGGCGACGGTGGTCACCGAGTCCGATCCGCACGGCGGACTCGACAGCGCGCCCCTGCTCTCCTTCTCCGCACCCGCCGGGTACTCCGCGCAGGCCGACGCCCCGGCGGGGCCGGGCCGGCTCGGCGGGGTGGTGCTGACCCGGCCGCGCGGCCACACTCCGCTGCGCCGCCCGGCCGGGCTCTCGCCCGGTGCGTCCGTCCGGATCTCGTACGACCCGCGCCGGCCCCGGCTGGCGGTGCTGGCGGCGGAGGAGACGCCCCGGGCGGTGGTGGCCGACCTGCTGTGGACGGCGCTCGGCCTGGGCTGCCTGGCCGCGGGCGCGATCCTGCTGGCCGCCGCCTCCTCGCTCTGA
- the bldG gene encoding anti-sigma factor antagonist BldG: MDLSLSTRTVGDRTVVEVGGEIDVYTAPKLREQLVELVNDGSYHLVVDMEGVDFLDSTGLGVLVGGLKRVRAHEGSLRLVCNQERILKIFRITGLTKVFPIHNSVDDAVNATD, encoded by the coding sequence GTGGACCTGTCCCTGTCGACCCGTACAGTCGGCGATCGCACGGTCGTCGAGGTTGGCGGCGAGATCGATGTGTACACCGCCCCGAAGCTGCGCGAGCAGCTGGTCGAGCTCGTCAACGACGGCAGCTACCACCTCGTCGTCGACATGGAGGGCGTGGACTTCCTGGACTCCACCGGCCTCGGCGTGCTGGTGGGCGGTTTGAAGCGGGTGCGCGCCCACGAGGGTTCCCTGCGACTGGTCTGCAACCAGGAGCGCATCCTCAAGATCTTCCGGATCACCGGCCTGACCAAGGTCTTCCCGATCCACAACTCGGTGGACGACGCGGTCAACGCGACCGACTGA
- a CDS encoding TadE family type IV pilus minor pilin, with protein MRPDGQCAGRRVRPLRGGRTGRFRRRGDGGFVTAETAVALPALVVLAAMLVWAVLAAAAQLRCVDAARVGARAAARGEADAAGIARAAAPPGAEVRVELMADTVRVAVDAPSAAPGRLAGVLSVRLGAAAVAAREDTLRGGEGGAGPWPG; from the coding sequence ATGCGACCTGACGGGCAGTGCGCGGGGCGGCGGGTGAGGCCGTTGCGGGGCGGTCGGACCGGACGGTTCCGGCGGCGGGGCGACGGCGGTTTCGTCACCGCCGAGACCGCCGTCGCGCTGCCGGCGTTGGTGGTGCTGGCCGCGATGCTGGTCTGGGCCGTGCTCGCGGCGGCCGCCCAGCTCCGCTGCGTGGATGCGGCGCGGGTGGGGGCCCGGGCGGCCGCGCGCGGCGAGGCGGACGCCGCCGGGATCGCCCGGGCGGCCGCTCCGCCCGGGGCGGAGGTCCGGGTCGAGCTGATGGCGGACACCGTCCGGGTGGCCGTGGACGCGCCGTCCGCGGCGCCGGGCAGGCTCGCGGGCGTGCTCTCGGTGCGGCTGGGCGCGGCCGCCGTGGCGGCGCGGGAGGACACCCTGCGGGGCGGGGAGGGAGGTGCCGGTCCGTGGCCCGGCTGA
- a CDS encoding DUF4244 domain-containing protein — MDAVLKPTAVAGGSPARRARLYRRRGRWVVRRILRAVRARAGSDAGMTTAEYAVGTLGACALAAGLYKVVTSPAVLGALTDVLDRALHAT, encoded by the coding sequence ATGGACGCAGTGCTCAAGCCCACCGCGGTCGCGGGAGGTTCGCCCGCTCGGAGGGCGCGGTTGTACCGGCGCCGGGGCCGCTGGGTGGTCCGCCGGATCCTGCGGGCGGTCCGGGCGAGGGCCGGCTCCGACGCCGGGATGACCACGGCGGAGTACGCGGTCGGGACCCTCGGGGCGTGTGCGCTGGCCGCCGGGCTCTACAAGGTGGTGACCAGTCCGGCCGTCCTCGGTGCGCTGACCGACGTCCTGGACCGAGCGCTCCATGCGACCTGA
- a CDS encoding Rv3654c family TadE-like protein has protein sequence MARLTGLTGLTAVAAVVRRAARLRFGRSRVLGGRSDTGSGTVWLVVCALLGCAAFTVVLSAGAVVGARHRAESAADLSALAAAGGLLLDTDGGCGRAGAVAAAQSATVVSCSVDREADAVEVVAEVQVTGLPLRLPVGPARARARAGPVRAAVAPTDEDARAAVGEPVTPAPDPAVRGARTGGTDS, from the coding sequence GTGGCCCGGCTGACGGGGTTGACGGGGCTGACGGCCGTCGCGGCGGTGGTGCGCCGTGCGGCGCGGCTCCGGTTCGGTCGGTCGCGGGTGCTCGGTGGCAGGTCCGACACCGGGTCCGGGACGGTCTGGCTGGTGGTGTGCGCGCTGCTGGGCTGTGCGGCGTTCACCGTCGTGCTGTCGGCGGGTGCGGTGGTCGGCGCGCGGCACCGGGCGGAGTCCGCCGCCGACCTGTCGGCGCTCGCGGCGGCCGGCGGGTTGCTGCTGGACACGGACGGCGGCTGCGGCCGGGCCGGTGCCGTGGCGGCCGCGCAGTCGGCCACCGTGGTCTCCTGCTCGGTGGACCGGGAGGCGGACGCCGTCGAGGTCGTGGCGGAGGTACAGGTCACCGGGCTGCCGCTCAGGCTGCCCGTCGGTCCGGCCAGGGCCCGGGCGCGGGCAGGACCGGTCCGGGCCGCGGTCGCCCCGACGGACGAGGACGCGCGTGCCGCGGTCGGCGAGCCGGTCACCCCGGCACCCGACCCGGCCGTCCGGGGCGCCCGGACCGGAGGGACGGACTCATGA
- a CDS encoding DUF7059 domain-containing protein: MISSPVLDPTRLAKLREALLAASYTADGCLDLLGPTGYAALARSEAVPALRATRGGSPLETLVRLFLLQQPVPYQAAAAALPVEDCLADGWLRPDGDLVRATVDVRPYADEVAGLPSADAWVVSDLGCAVGGAGGIGSGETAHGVARKDLVLGVGGASTTLANLTVRRPVRSALDLGSGSGVQALHAARHAQRVTATDVNARALRFTELTLALSGFEAAETAEGSLFEPVGERRFDLIVSNPPFVISPAGRFTYRDGGMAGDDLCRSLVRSAADHLEPGGYCQLLANWQHVRGEDWRDRVSGWVAGTGLDAWIVQREVQDVAQYAELWLRDGGDHRGPGGDYQARYGEWLDAFEAGGVEGIGFGWITLRAGGAERPTVRVEEWPHPVEQPLGPHIEEWFDRQDFLRTHDDAGLLAARYVLADEVVQEQVGAPGAEDPEHVVLRHNRGMRRATKVDTVGAGFVGVCDGTLSAGEIVDAIAHLLGEDRVVLRDRVPESLRLLTEQGFIRPVA, translated from the coding sequence GTGATCAGTAGCCCCGTTCTCGACCCGACCCGCCTCGCCAAGCTGCGCGAGGCGCTGCTCGCAGCCTCGTACACCGCCGACGGCTGCCTGGACCTGCTCGGGCCCACCGGGTACGCCGCACTGGCCCGCAGCGAAGCGGTGCCGGCGCTGCGGGCGACCCGCGGCGGCAGCCCGCTGGAGACGCTGGTGCGGCTCTTCCTGCTGCAGCAGCCCGTGCCGTACCAGGCGGCCGCCGCCGCGCTGCCCGTCGAGGACTGCCTGGCCGACGGCTGGCTGCGTCCGGACGGCGATCTGGTGCGGGCCACCGTGGACGTCCGCCCGTACGCGGACGAGGTCGCCGGGCTGCCGAGCGCGGACGCCTGGGTGGTCTCCGACCTGGGCTGTGCGGTCGGCGGCGCGGGCGGTATCGGTTCCGGGGAGACCGCGCACGGCGTGGCCCGGAAGGACCTGGTGCTCGGGGTGGGGGGCGCGTCCACCACGCTCGCCAACCTCACCGTGCGCCGACCGGTGAGGTCCGCGCTGGACCTCGGTTCGGGCTCCGGGGTGCAGGCGCTGCACGCGGCCCGGCACGCCCAGCGGGTCACCGCCACCGACGTCAACGCGCGGGCGCTGCGCTTCACCGAGCTGACACTGGCGCTGTCCGGGTTCGAGGCCGCCGAGACCGCGGAGGGCAGCCTCTTCGAGCCCGTCGGGGAGCGGCGGTTCGACCTGATCGTCTCCAACCCGCCGTTCGTGATCTCGCCGGCCGGCCGGTTCACCTACCGGGACGGCGGGATGGCCGGCGACGACCTCTGCCGGAGCCTGGTCCGCTCCGCCGCCGATCACCTGGAGCCCGGCGGTTACTGCCAGTTGCTGGCCAACTGGCAGCACGTCAGGGGCGAGGACTGGCGCGACCGGGTGTCCGGCTGGGTCGCGGGCACCGGCCTGGACGCGTGGATCGTCCAGCGCGAGGTGCAGGACGTCGCCCAGTACGCCGAGCTGTGGCTGCGGGACGGCGGTGACCACCGTGGTCCCGGCGGGGACTACCAGGCCCGGTACGGGGAGTGGCTGGACGCGTTCGAGGCGGGCGGGGTCGAGGGCATCGGGTTCGGCTGGATCACGCTGCGCGCGGGCGGCGCCGAGCGGCCGACCGTCCGGGTGGAGGAGTGGCCGCACCCGGTCGAGCAGCCGCTCGGCCCGCACATCGAGGAGTGGTTCGACCGGCAGGACTTCCTGCGGACGCACGACGACGCGGGCCTGCTGGCGGCCCGGTACGTGCTGGCCGACGAGGTGGTCCAGGAGCAGGTCGGCGCGCCCGGGGCGGAGGACCCGGAGCACGTGGTCCTGCGCCACAACCGGGGCATGCGGCGGGCCACCAAGGTGGACACGGTGGGAGCCGGGTTCGTCGGGGTGTGCGACGGGACGCTGTCGGCGGGCGAGATCGTGGACGCGATCGCGCACCTGCTCGGCGAGGACCGGGTGGTGCTGCGGGACCGGGTGCCGGAGTCGCTGCGGCTGCTCACCGAGCAGGGATTCATCCGCCCGGTGGCCTGA
- a CDS encoding small secreted protein, with the protein MNKRLLAVPALGALLAFGAVGCGDNSKQLESWAANVCGSAKDPIAQAQTALADTGQVKTGEVPADLQKRLSADIGRLAKTNQDIAAAIDGAGAPKVDDGSTLQKDTVAELNKAADGYLEVQKKLDALPNGDQAKFADGLRSVADQVQQLASLSTQAQGKLQRGELGAAMAKQEGCKPGTPGAAPAAGSTGTPTGTPTAPPAGAPADGASPAASPAATDPAATQPPADPAPSAS; encoded by the coding sequence GTGAACAAGCGACTGCTGGCCGTACCCGCGCTCGGCGCGCTGCTCGCGTTCGGCGCCGTCGGCTGCGGCGACAACAGCAAGCAGCTGGAGTCCTGGGCCGCGAACGTGTGCGGCTCGGCCAAGGACCCGATCGCCCAGGCGCAGACCGCCCTCGCGGACACCGGCCAGGTGAAGACCGGAGAGGTTCCGGCCGACCTCCAGAAGCGCCTCTCGGCGGACATCGGGCGGCTGGCGAAGACCAACCAGGACATCGCCGCGGCCATCGACGGCGCCGGGGCGCCCAAGGTGGACGACGGGTCCACCCTGCAGAAGGACACCGTCGCCGAGCTCAACAAGGCGGCCGACGGCTACCTGGAGGTCCAGAAGAAGCTGGACGCGCTGCCCAACGGCGACCAGGCGAAGTTCGCGGACGGGCTGCGCAGCGTCGCCGACCAGGTCCAGCAGCTGGCCTCGCTCTCGACCCAGGCGCAGGGCAAGCTGCAGCGCGGTGAACTGGGCGCGGCGATGGCCAAGCAGGAGGGCTGCAAGCCGGGCACGCCCGGCGCCGCTCCGGCGGCCGGGTCCACCGGCACCCCGACCGGCACGCCGACCGCCCCGCCGGCGGGCGCACCGGCGGACGGCGCGAGCCCGGCCGCCAGCCCCGCCGCGACGGACCCCGCCGCCACCCAGCCGCCCGCCGACCCCGCTCCCTCGGCGAGCTGA
- a CDS encoding DEAD/DEAH box helicase — MPPRHSLPEALLTTLSTTRGRSDRLTHTEHLPARAARYSPWPDWIRPEIVASARALGVERPWAHQAEAMNLAKSGHTVVIATGTASGKSLGYLAPVLSDLLDGTEARNGRGATALYLAPTKALAADQRRRAADLAPPRVRAALYDGDTPPEEREWVRQYASYVLTNPDMLHRGILPAHARWSSFLKTLRYVVIDECHSYRGVFGSHVAQVLRRLRRICARYGSTPTFLLASATTADPAVTARRLTGLPADAVTEDASPRGPMVFGLWEPPLTENVGEHGAPVRRTATAEAAHLLTDLVERETRTVVFVRSRRSAELVALQTQDQLGRPLADRVAAYRGGYLADERRALERDLHSGRLLGLASTSALELGVDISGLDAVLMAGYPGTRASLWQQAGRAGREAQGALAVLIARDDPLDTYLVHHPEALFATPVEATVLDPDNPHVLAPHLCAAAAELPLTNTDLELFGPSAAPLLPVLERRGLLRRRGDAWYWTRRERAADGVDLRGNGGNPVQIVEAPTGRLLGTVDASAAHTTVHTGAVHLHRGRSYLVREFDLDNSVALVEPADPPYTTAARDITSISVLSTDTTVEWGEGRLSFGSVEVVNQVVGYLRKRISTGEIMGESKLDLPPRTLRTRAVWWSVTEDQLLDADIPVDQLPGAAHAAEHASIGLLPLFATCDRWDIGGVSVPLHPDTGLPTVFVYDGHPGGAGFAERGFQRAFQWLTATREAIAACECERGCPSCVQSPKCGNGNDPLDKAAAVRLLDVLLTGAPAATTGRPDGGTEAGTDGKAAEEPGEDRATGGS; from the coding sequence ATGCCGCCGCGTCACAGCCTGCCCGAGGCACTGCTCACGACCCTGTCCACCACCCGCGGGCGGTCGGACCGGCTCACCCATACGGAGCACCTTCCCGCCCGGGCCGCCCGCTATTCACCGTGGCCCGACTGGATCCGGCCCGAGATCGTCGCCTCCGCCCGGGCCCTGGGCGTGGAACGCCCGTGGGCCCATCAGGCAGAAGCGATGAACCTGGCCAAATCCGGCCATACTGTGGTGATCGCCACAGGTACCGCCTCGGGCAAGTCCCTCGGCTACCTGGCGCCCGTGCTCTCCGATCTGCTGGACGGAACCGAGGCCCGCAACGGGCGTGGCGCCACCGCGCTCTACCTCGCCCCCACCAAGGCACTGGCGGCCGACCAGCGCCGACGGGCCGCGGACCTCGCCCCGCCCAGGGTCCGGGCCGCCCTCTACGACGGCGACACCCCACCCGAGGAACGCGAGTGGGTCCGCCAGTACGCCTCGTACGTCCTCACCAACCCGGACATGCTGCACCGCGGCATCCTGCCCGCCCACGCCCGCTGGTCCTCCTTCCTCAAGACCCTGCGCTACGTCGTGATCGACGAGTGCCACAGCTACCGGGGCGTGTTCGGCTCGCACGTCGCCCAGGTCCTGCGACGGCTGCGCCGGATCTGCGCCCGGTACGGCTCCACGCCCACCTTCCTGCTCGCCTCCGCCACCACCGCCGACCCGGCCGTCACCGCGCGGCGGCTCACCGGTCTGCCCGCCGACGCGGTGACCGAGGACGCCTCCCCGCGCGGACCGATGGTGTTCGGACTCTGGGAGCCACCGCTCACCGAGAACGTCGGCGAGCACGGCGCACCCGTCCGCCGGACCGCCACCGCCGAGGCCGCCCACCTCCTGACCGACCTGGTCGAGCGGGAGACCCGCACCGTCGTCTTCGTCCGTTCCCGCCGCTCCGCCGAACTGGTCGCGCTGCAGACCCAGGACCAGCTCGGCCGGCCGCTCGCCGACCGGGTGGCCGCCTACCGGGGCGGCTACCTCGCCGACGAACGCCGTGCCCTGGAACGCGACCTGCACTCCGGTCGACTGCTCGGTCTGGCGTCCACCTCCGCTCTGGAGCTCGGTGTCGACATCTCCGGCCTGGACGCCGTACTGATGGCCGGCTACCCCGGGACCCGGGCCTCCCTCTGGCAGCAGGCCGGACGCGCCGGGCGCGAGGCCCAGGGCGCCCTAGCCGTCCTGATCGCCCGGGACGACCCGCTGGACACCTACCTCGTGCACCACCCGGAGGCGCTGTTCGCCACCCCTGTCGAGGCAACCGTCCTGGACCCGGACAACCCGCACGTCCTCGCCCCGCACCTGTGCGCGGCCGCCGCCGAGCTCCCGCTCACCAATACCGACCTGGAGCTGTTCGGCCCCTCCGCCGCACCGCTGCTGCCGGTACTGGAACGGCGCGGACTACTCCGCCGGCGCGGCGACGCCTGGTACTGGACCCGCCGCGAACGGGCCGCCGACGGCGTCGACCTGCGCGGCAACGGGGGCAACCCGGTGCAGATCGTCGAAGCCCCGACCGGTCGGCTGCTCGGCACCGTGGACGCCTCCGCCGCCCACACCACCGTCCACACCGGAGCCGTCCACCTCCACCGGGGCCGCAGCTACCTCGTCCGGGAGTTCGACCTCGACAACTCGGTCGCCCTGGTGGAGCCCGCCGACCCGCCCTACACGACCGCGGCGCGCGACATCACCTCCATCTCGGTGCTCTCCACCGACACCACCGTCGAGTGGGGCGAGGGCCGGCTCAGCTTCGGTTCGGTCGAGGTGGTCAACCAGGTGGTCGGCTACCTCCGGAAGCGGATCTCCACCGGGGAGATCATGGGCGAGAGCAAGCTCGACCTGCCGCCCCGCACCCTGCGCACCCGGGCCGTCTGGTGGTCCGTCACCGAGGACCAGCTCCTCGACGCGGACATCCCGGTCGACCAGCTCCCCGGTGCCGCCCACGCCGCCGAACACGCCTCGATCGGCCTGCTCCCGCTCTTCGCCACCTGTGACCGCTGGGACATCGGCGGCGTCTCGGTACCGCTCCACCCCGACACCGGCCTGCCCACCGTGTTCGTCTACGACGGCCACCCCGGCGGCGCCGGCTTCGCCGAACGGGGCTTCCAGCGGGCCTTCCAGTGGCTCACGGCCACCCGGGAGGCGATCGCGGCCTGCGAGTGCGAGCGCGGCTGCCCCTCCTGCGTGCAGTCGCCCAAGTGCGGCAACGGGAACGACCCGCTGGACAAGGCGGCCGCCGTCCGGCTGCTGGACGTGCTGCTCACGGGTGCGCCGGCAGCGACGACCGGGCGTCCGGACGGGGGAACGGAGGCGGGAACGGACGGGAAGGCGGCCGAGGAGCCCGGGGAAGACCGCGCGACCGGGGGGTCATGA